Proteins co-encoded in one Acidobacteriota bacterium genomic window:
- the dapF gene encoding diaminopimelate epimerase, whose protein sequence is MTSIDFCKFHGFGNDYIVIERTKIPQTADLSELVKAICNRHTGVGGDGIAVLEKLDGVTADYFCEIVNPDGSIAGFSGNGTRCAVAYLHYQKIWSEPKLRLETRSGIKTYQLIERKGDGEFWFEAEIGKPIFASDLIPVGSGTWREAIVNEKIYVDGQIHSFSAVNVGNPVACIFVETFAFDWRTVGRAMEVHQVFPQRSNIVFVKVIDLENIEIRIWERAAGETSSSGTCSSGAAVLSAFLLKTERVVNVKAEGGTTRVVWRDDDEIVINGRADLAFSGIWPA, encoded by the coding sequence ATGACTAGTATAGATTTTTGCAAGTTTCACGGGTTTGGCAACGATTATATCGTGATCGAACGCACGAAGATTCCTCAGACGGCTGATCTAAGTGAACTCGTAAAGGCTATCTGCAACCGCCATACGGGCGTGGGCGGTGACGGAATCGCGGTTCTGGAAAAGCTGGACGGCGTGACGGCTGATTACTTTTGCGAGATCGTTAATCCAGATGGGAGTATAGCCGGTTTCTCGGGAAACGGAACCCGCTGTGCAGTTGCATATCTCCATTACCAAAAAATCTGGAGCGAACCGAAACTGCGGCTGGAAACTCGTAGTGGAATTAAGACGTACCAGTTGATCGAACGCAAAGGCGACGGCGAATTCTGGTTCGAGGCTGAGATCGGGAAACCGATATTTGCGAGCGACCTTATCCCGGTCGGGAGCGGTACGTGGCGCGAAGCGATCGTCAATGAAAAGATCTATGTTGACGGCCAGATCCATTCGTTTTCGGCGGTGAATGTTGGTAATCCGGTGGCCTGTATTTTTGTCGAGACTTTCGCCTTTGATTGGCGTACCGTCGGGCGGGCCATGGAAGTGCATCAGGTCTTTCCGCAAAGGTCGAACATCGTTTTCGTTAAGGTGATCGACCTCGAGAATATCGAGATACGCATCTGGGAACGAGCCGCCGGCGAAACTTCGTCGTCAGGTACCTGTTCGAGCGGGGCAGCAGTTCTCTCGGCATTTCTGCTAAAAACCGAACGTGTCGTAAACGTAAAAGCCGAAGGCGGCACAACCCGGGTCGTTTGGCGTGACGACGACGAGATTGTCATTAACGGACGCGCCGATCTGGCGTTTTCGGGTATTTGGCCCGCTTAG
- a CDS encoding SRPBCC family protein, translating into MAEHVLTRKQTLYLPIKEVFDFFADAGNLERITPPELNFQIITPQPIDIYQSTLIDYKLKIRGISVKWRTEISVWEPPFRFIDQQLRGPYRQWIHTHTFTELSPTQTLMEDEVRYRLPFEPLGDLAHFFVKSELAYIFDYRQKVVTEILTSKN; encoded by the coding sequence ATGGCCGAACATGTACTTACCCGAAAACAAACGCTCTACCTGCCCATCAAGGAGGTCTTTGATTTCTTCGCCGACGCCGGCAATCTCGAACGCATCACGCCGCCCGAGCTGAATTTTCAGATTATCACGCCGCAGCCGATAGATATTTACCAGAGCACGCTGATCGATTACAAACTAAAAATACGCGGCATCTCAGTGAAATGGCGAACCGAGATCTCCGTCTGGGAACCGCCATTCCGCTTCATTGATCAACAACTCCGCGGCCCGTACCGCCAGTGGATCCACACCCACACCTTCACCGAACTCAGCCCCACGCAAACCCTAATGGAAGACGAGGTCCGCTACCGCCTACCGTTCGAACCGCTCGGCGACCTCGCTCATTTTTTTGTTAAGAGTGAGCTCGCCTATATCTTCGATTATAGGCAGAAGGTCGTGACTGAAATTCTTACAAGCAAAAACTAA
- a CDS encoding Rne/Rng family ribonuclease, with protein MRVLPGMQSAFVDIGLERDAFLYVSDFFDEEEEIERVVMEKGRKGSPEDAKREANEQIERSRIEREKQMDSTQELAEPMAETEAIVEDTPVEEPREEETRPFVEDRPEKSKRSRGGRGRGRKEEPVSEPAQEAQPEPVFEIEFDNSGFERISDDSDTGEMFKDAYVQEAIVNRVRAVEFDMETTAEAAVGSLLGEVGGNAGGFERIADEDEDTPPTAPTKGRRKTKTATEDPSESPAPKKKTPAKRAPAKGKFSKTSKAKKSKDDGLEDAEASVKESSDTAEMAVRRGGRGRRRGGKSKAEDGSEESLDSTESGDDEVNGNVAVLEESEPIISVPKEESALGEPQPESGEDQSSSSDDRPRGRNDRDRNRRGGRGRNDRPTGDRPANDRPSGDRPTSDRPSNDRPSNDRQGNDGKRFDRNDRSDRGGRPPQPTISDLLREGQEILVQIAKEPIAKKGARITSHIALPGRYLVYMPTIEHLGVSRKIESAAERSRLRTLIQRIRQDAEIPSGGFIVRTAGIGVAEEDLRNDAKYLARMWAESKKGSEKKRSPALIHQDLDLVQRILRDQLADDFTAIRVDSEEEYLRTVEFINLIQPRMVNRIKLYTRDEPILDYYGVQEEIDKALKPRVWLKSGGYLVINQTEALVAIDVNTGKFVGKGNARLEDTITRTNMEAVDEIARQIRLRDLGGIIVLDLIDMEDRRNRHKVSQALQEALSTDRSPTKVLSFNDFGLIIMTRKRVKQSLERTMCTPCDYCEGAGWVKSPITVCYEILAEARRLTKSVEDVRHTTLRVHPDVAKAFRSTEREVLDEIEAYLGHIDIASDKSIHQAQFDFAFI; from the coding sequence ATGCGCGTACTGCCGGGGATGCAGTCGGCCTTTGTGGACATAGGACTCGAGCGCGATGCGTTTTTGTATGTCTCTGATTTCTTTGACGAAGAGGAAGAGATCGAACGCGTGGTAATGGAAAAAGGCCGCAAGGGTTCCCCGGAAGACGCGAAACGAGAGGCCAACGAACAGATCGAACGCTCCAGAATTGAGCGTGAAAAACAGATGGACTCGACCCAAGAGCTCGCCGAGCCAATGGCCGAAACTGAAGCAATAGTTGAAGATACTCCAGTCGAAGAGCCCCGCGAAGAAGAGACCCGTCCATTCGTCGAGGACCGCCCCGAAAAAAGCAAACGCTCGCGTGGCGGCCGCGGTCGAGGACGTAAGGAAGAGCCAGTTTCGGAGCCCGCTCAGGAAGCTCAGCCCGAGCCGGTCTTTGAGATCGAGTTCGATAATTCGGGCTTCGAACGCATTAGCGACGATAGCGATACGGGCGAGATGTTCAAGGATGCCTACGTCCAGGAAGCCATCGTCAACCGCGTCCGAGCGGTGGAGTTCGACATGGAAACGACTGCAGAAGCTGCAGTTGGCTCGCTTTTAGGTGAAGTCGGAGGTAATGCGGGTGGCTTCGAACGCATCGCCGATGAGGACGAGGACACTCCCCCCACGGCCCCGACCAAAGGCCGTCGCAAGACAAAAACTGCAACTGAAGACCCGTCGGAAAGTCCGGCTCCAAAGAAAAAAACACCGGCCAAACGGGCACCTGCGAAAGGAAAATTCTCCAAGACATCAAAGGCTAAAAAGTCTAAGGACGACGGCCTCGAAGATGCCGAAGCCAGCGTAAAAGAATCCAGCGATACTGCCGAAATGGCGGTTCGAAGGGGTGGCCGAGGCCGTCGTCGCGGTGGTAAATCCAAGGCTGAGGACGGGTCAGAGGAGAGCCTCGACAGCACCGAGTCCGGTGATGATGAGGTCAATGGCAACGTCGCGGTACTGGAAGAATCAGAGCCGATCATTAGTGTCCCAAAGGAAGAATCCGCTCTCGGAGAACCACAACCAGAATCCGGCGAAGACCAATCTTCATCGTCCGACGATCGCCCACGTGGACGAAATGACCGCGATCGGAACAGGCGCGGTGGTAGAGGAAGAAATGACCGTCCTACCGGTGATCGACCGGCTAATGACCGCCCAAGCGGCGATCGTCCAACAAGCGATAGGCCGAGCAACGACCGTCCAAGCAATGATCGCCAGGGCAACGACGGCAAACGATTTGACCGTAATGACCGCAGTGACCGAGGCGGACGCCCGCCTCAGCCGACGATCTCAGATCTGCTTCGCGAAGGCCAGGAGATCCTTGTGCAGATCGCAAAAGAGCCGATCGCTAAAAAGGGTGCACGCATCACTTCGCACATAGCACTGCCGGGCCGATATCTCGTTTATATGCCGACAATTGAGCATTTGGGTGTGTCGCGAAAGATCGAATCCGCCGCGGAACGCAGCCGTCTTCGCACGTTGATCCAGCGTATTCGCCAGGACGCTGAGATCCCTTCGGGCGGCTTTATTGTTCGCACGGCGGGTATTGGAGTGGCAGAAGAAGATCTCAGGAACGACGCCAAATACCTAGCCCGCATGTGGGCTGAGTCGAAAAAAGGCTCCGAAAAGAAACGCTCGCCGGCACTGATCCATCAGGATCTCGACCTCGTTCAGCGGATCCTTCGCGACCAGCTTGCTGACGATTTCACGGCGATCCGCGTGGATAGCGAAGAGGAATATCTCCGCACCGTCGAGTTCATAAATCTGATCCAGCCGCGGATGGTCAACCGGATCAAACTCTACACCCGTGATGAACCGATCCTCGATTATTACGGGGTTCAGGAAGAGATCGACAAGGCCCTTAAACCCCGTGTTTGGTTGAAATCCGGCGGCTATCTCGTCATCAATCAGACCGAAGCTCTCGTTGCGATCGACGTCAATACCGGCAAATTCGTCGGCAAGGGCAATGCCCGGCTCGAAGACACGATCACCCGCACCAACATGGAAGCGGTCGATGAAATTGCCCGTCAGATCAGGCTTCGAGACCTTGGTGGGATCATCGTTTTGGACCTGATCGATATGGAAGACCGCCGCAATCGGCACAAGGTTTCACAGGCTTTGCAGGAAGCTCTGTCGACCGACCGCAGCCCGACCAAAGTGTTGTCTTTCAACGACTTCGGGCTGATCATCATGACCCGCAAGCGCGTCAAACAGTCGCTCGAACGCACGATGTGCACGCCTTGCGATTACTGCGAAGGTGCCGGTTGGGTCAAATCGCCGATCACCGTCTGCTACGAGATCCTGGCCGAAGCCCGTCGCCTGACCAAGAGCGTCGAGGACGTCCGTCATACGACTCTCCGGGTCCATCCGGACGTGGCCAAGGCCTTCCGCAGCACCGAACGTGAGGTCCTCGACGAGATCGAAGCCTACCTTGGCCACATCGACATCGCCTCGGACAAATCGATCCATCAGGCCCAGTTCGATTTCGCGTTCATCTAG
- a CDS encoding holo-ACP synthase, protein MILSIGIDIIEVYRIRESIARTPRFAERVYTAAEREYCESKGVAAAQSYAARFAAKEAFLKALKTGWRGKISWHDIEVVSGEDGVPDLVITGEAAVILKERGADRVHISLSHTTDHAVAQVLLEKY, encoded by the coding sequence ATGATCCTTTCCATCGGTATCGACATTATTGAAGTATATCGCATCCGCGAAAGCATCGCGCGGACGCCGCGGTTTGCTGAACGTGTTTACACCGCCGCAGAGCGCGAATATTGTGAGAGCAAGGGCGTTGCCGCCGCTCAGTCATATGCCGCCAGATTTGCTGCCAAGGAAGCGTTTCTCAAAGCTCTCAAAACTGGCTGGCGTGGCAAAATTTCCTGGCACGACATCGAGGTCGTCTCGGGCGAAGACGGCGTTCCCGATCTCGTCATCACCGGGGAAGCCGCTGTCATACTAAAAGAACGCGGTGCCGACCGCGTTCACATCTCCCTATCCCACACGACCGATCATGCGGTCGCTCAGGTTCTGCTAGAAAAATATTAG
- a CDS encoding copper-binding protein, with product MRYSLPIIVAISFCLSCGTVDIRTANPAANTHQTTGNPPPPKDGDYAGTGTITKIDLGIGSVEMDHQAVPGLMSAMRMEFYVSDKDLLKGLALGDKVEFTILYKAGTETITKIGKTK from the coding sequence ATGAGATACTCTCTTCCGATCATTGTAGCCATATCCTTTTGCCTTAGCTGCGGAACGGTGGATATTAGGACAGCCAACCCAGCAGCAAATACGCATCAGACGACGGGGAATCCACCGCCGCCTAAAGACGGCGATTATGCGGGCACGGGAACGATCACGAAGATCGATCTCGGCATAGGTTCGGTCGAGATGGATCATCAAGCGGTTCCGGGATTGATGTCGGCTATGAGGATGGAGTTTTACGTCTCGGACAAAGACCTGTTGAAAGGACTTGCTCTCGGCGACAAGGTGGAGTTTACGATCCTATATAAGGCTGGGACCGAGACGATCACCAAGATAGGAAAGACAAAATGA
- a CDS encoding DNA/RNA non-specific endonuclease: protein MNPFRHILLRFALMSMMLASSSCQRISDGTSGEPVKQPDPQTPQVALLPFGNPSNAATDPDNYLLIHRSHTLSYNNSHGTLNWIVWRTRSSDLGEKRERSRFEEDPSLPNGFRRVQYYDYSGSGYDRGHMVPAADRFADESLMEETFLMTNIVPQTGDLNQFPWNKLESYARGIARSGNDLYTIAGVYGENGRLRGKVTVPTNCWKVIVVFPRGQTTITRTTRIIAVDMPNIEGIENENWQRFQTTVRDIEQKTELDLFSALPRDVQDVIETKRVLASP, encoded by the coding sequence ATGAACCCATTCCGACACATACTGCTCCGGTTCGCACTGATGTCGATGATGCTCGCATCGAGCTCGTGTCAGCGAATATCTGATGGTACGAGCGGCGAACCTGTCAAACAACCCGATCCGCAAACTCCGCAAGTTGCTCTTTTACCGTTCGGCAATCCGTCAAATGCCGCAACCGACCCTGACAATTACCTGCTCATCCACCGAAGCCATACGCTCTCATACAACAACAGCCACGGCACGTTGAATTGGATCGTGTGGCGTACAAGGTCCAGCGACCTCGGCGAAAAACGGGAACGCAGCCGCTTTGAAGAAGACCCGTCGCTGCCAAACGGTTTTCGCCGCGTCCAGTATTACGATTATTCCGGCAGCGGCTACGATCGCGGCCACATGGTTCCGGCGGCCGATCGTTTTGCGGACGAGAGTTTGATGGAAGAGACCTTTTTGATGACCAATATCGTCCCGCAAACCGGCGATCTCAACCAATTCCCCTGGAATAAACTCGAATCCTACGCCCGCGGCATCGCCCGCAGCGGCAATGACCTTTACACCATCGCCGGAGTTTACGGCGAGAATGGCCGCCTGCGTGGCAAGGTTACGGTACCGACCAACTGCTGGAAAGTCATCGTCGTTTTCCCTCGCGGCCAAACGACAATAACAAGAACAACCCGCATCATCGCCGTCGATATGCCAAACATCGAAGGAATAGAGAACGAGAATTGGCAGCGTTTCCAAACGACCGTCCGCGATATCGAACAAAAAACCGAACTCGATCTTTTCTCGGCACTTCCAAGAGATGTTCAGGATGTTATAGAGACAAAACGTGTTTTAGCATCGCCATAG
- the pgeF gene encoding peptidoglycan editing factor PgeF has protein sequence MSIPMERIMEQLSESPASANSTKLEQEQQILTETGFAWREKDGVKVLVCSALEHAGFTNGFSTRLGGVSAFPAGDLNLAGFNEDEAENIYENRRRFLKAFDGDFRLAMVWQVHGDQIKTVNSLDEIGDSEEKADAVISNLTNVLAGAKTADCVPVLIGDPVTGAFAAIHAGWRGTVQSIVVKAVNKLKVLYGADPANMIAAIGPAAGCSHYEIGTDVIDAFAANFAGSEKYFKSTREGHALVDLHQANRDQLIASGVSDKNTYSAPFCTMERPDLFFSYRLEKQRDGKTGRLLSVIGRKN, from the coding sequence ATGTCGATACCGATGGAAAGGATCATGGAGCAGTTGTCAGAATCGCCTGCCTCAGCGAACAGTACGAAGTTAGAACAGGAACAACAGATTTTAACCGAAACTGGCTTCGCTTGGCGAGAAAAGGATGGCGTGAAGGTACTGGTTTGCTCCGCACTTGAGCACGCAGGTTTCACCAACGGCTTCTCAACTCGCCTCGGCGGCGTCTCCGCGTTTCCCGCGGGTGACCTGAATCTAGCAGGCTTTAACGAGGATGAAGCCGAAAACATCTACGAAAACCGCCGACGTTTTCTAAAAGCCTTCGACGGAGATTTTCGCCTCGCGATGGTCTGGCAAGTCCACGGTGATCAGATCAAAACCGTGAATTCACTCGACGAAATAGGCGATTCCGAAGAAAAAGCCGACGCCGTCATCTCAAACCTCACAAACGTCCTCGCCGGTGCCAAAACTGCCGATTGCGTTCCGGTCCTGATCGGCGATCCCGTGACCGGAGCCTTCGCCGCGATCCACGCCGGCTGGCGCGGAACAGTCCAATCGATCGTCGTCAAAGCCGTTAACAAACTCAAAGTTTTGTACGGCGCCGATCCTGCCAACATGATCGCAGCCATCGGCCCGGCGGCTGGATGCTCGCACTATGAGATCGGTACCGACGTCATCGATGCGTTCGCCGCAAACTTTGCAGGAAGCGAAAAGTACTTCAAAAGCACCCGCGAAGGTCATGCTCTTGTCGATCTGCATCAAGCCAACCGCGATCAACTCATCGCCAGTGGCGTGAGCGATAAAAACACTTACTCCGCGCCGTTCTGCACGATGGAGCGTCCCGATCTTTTCTTTTCATATCGCCTCGAAAAGCAACGCGATGGCAAAACCGGTCGCTTACTCTCGGTCATCGGCCGAAAAAACTAA
- a CDS encoding DNA/RNA non-specific endonuclease, with protein MKKLYFIFALSAVFTAWISLGFTTNAQNDDEKKSERVTASTTLVLSQVAGGGGSGSGTYLFDYVEIKNVSGSTQSLNGLSLYYGSATGNFASSTSNAFALPNVSLNPGQYYLVQLGAVGTGGVALPVTPDATTTNLAMGGASGKVALVSTLAQNVCGSSTTPCSSAQLAQIVDWVAYGAAGNGTAGNGEGGTAVNNGAALTATQGSVRKALGCTDTDNNNLDFDVVTNPVPRNTATAVNICAAGPTPTPSPTPAFSPTPTPTPSGTPTPTPTPGAGGSIVISQFQTGGATAEDEFIELHNTGTDPVDLNGYRLVYRSASGSTDVGPFATWSTQTLIQPGQYYLIAATSYDGSAAANLTYNPATCSCSMGVAGGGLALRPSVNGTPVDMVGWGTATNAFIEGAVTAAAPVNDSRSRQNSGCQDTNNNANDFVATSPSTPRNQSSTPFLCSGSNGANLFASMNANPTAVAPGASILFTVTVTPATDPASTGIGVDGNLSTIGGLATQPFYDNGTNGDVAAGDNIFSYSATVPGGTAGGSYVITSVAHDAQNRTVNLSQTIIVNAPFAGDNPITFGNPSNATPDTANENNYLMHKPQYSLSYNRSKATSNWVAWRIDSSWIGSANRQDDFRPDPALPNGWYQVADNDYSGSGFDRGHMCPSGDRTRSVPDNSATFLMTNMVPQLGANNQGPWNDFENYLRSLLSTNEVYIISGPQGVSSITPTISNGRITVPKWTWKVVLILPNGTDDLRRVNRSTRAFGIIVSNESVTGGNAWRNYRVTVDQVETLTGYDFFSNVPRNTQEYIESKRDTQ; from the coding sequence ATGAAGAAGTTATATTTTATTTTCGCGTTGTCGGCCGTCTTTACTGCCTGGATCAGCCTTGGGTTTACAACCAACGCTCAGAATGATGATGAGAAGAAATCCGAGCGCGTTACTGCTTCGACCACGCTCGTTCTGAGTCAAGTCGCTGGGGGTGGCGGGAGTGGAAGCGGCACGTATCTTTTCGATTACGTCGAGATAAAAAATGTATCCGGAAGCACGCAATCGCTGAACGGGCTATCCCTTTATTACGGCTCAGCGACGGGAAATTTCGCCAGCTCTACTAGCAATGCGTTCGCCCTACCTAACGTATCGCTAAATCCGGGACAATATTACCTTGTGCAACTCGGAGCTGTTGGAACGGGTGGAGTTGCTCTTCCAGTCACGCCAGATGCGACGACAACAAACCTTGCCATGGGAGGTGCCAGCGGTAAAGTTGCTCTCGTTTCTACTCTTGCGCAGAATGTTTGCGGTTCTTCAACCACTCCTTGCAGCTCAGCTCAGCTAGCCCAAATTGTTGATTGGGTTGCTTATGGGGCGGCAGGAAATGGGACAGCTGGTAACGGCGAAGGCGGAACAGCCGTAAACAATGGGGCTGCTCTGACGGCAACCCAGGGCTCGGTCCGCAAAGCGCTTGGTTGCACCGATACCGACAACAACAACCTTGATTTTGATGTAGTAACGAATCCTGTCCCAAGAAATACAGCTACCGCAGTCAACATCTGTGCCGCCGGCCCGACACCGACGCCGTCACCAACGCCGGCTTTTTCGCCGACGCCGACTCCAACCCCCTCTGGTACGCCGACACCGACCCCAACGCCGGGAGCTGGCGGTTCGATCGTGATCAGCCAATTTCAAACCGGTGGAGCGACGGCTGAGGACGAATTCATCGAGCTTCATAACACCGGCACCGATCCGGTCGATCTAAATGGTTATCGCCTCGTCTACCGCTCCGCATCCGGCTCGACCGATGTGGGCCCTTTTGCGACATGGAGCACTCAGACGCTGATTCAGCCGGGCCAGTACTACCTTATCGCGGCGACCAGCTATGACGGCAGTGCGGCGGCTAACCTCACGTACAATCCCGCCACCTGCTCATGCTCTATGGGTGTCGCGGGAGGCGGTTTGGCCCTTCGCCCGTCAGTAAATGGAACGCCGGTCGATATGGTCGGATGGGGAACCGCGACAAATGCGTTTATAGAAGGTGCGGTTACGGCCGCGGCTCCGGTTAACGACAGCCGCTCGCGACAGAACAGCGGCTGCCAGGACACGAACAACAATGCGAACGATTTCGTCGCGACCAGCCCTTCTACGCCGCGAAATCAATCGTCAACCCCATTTCTGTGCAGCGGCAGCAACGGGGCAAATCTTTTCGCCTCAATGAACGCCAACCCCACTGCAGTTGCTCCCGGGGCCAGCATTTTGTTTACGGTAACGGTTACTCCCGCAACGGATCCGGCCAGCACCGGAATCGGCGTAGACGGCAACCTATCAACGATCGGCGGCCTTGCGACTCAGCCATTTTACGATAACGGCACCAACGGTGACGTTGCGGCTGGCGATAATATATTTTCGTACTCAGCAACCGTTCCCGGAGGAACAGCCGGCGGCAGTTACGTCATTACATCGGTAGCCCACGATGCACAAAACCGCACGGTAAACCTGAGCCAGACGATCATCGTCAATGCTCCGTTCGCCGGCGATAACCCGATAACATTTGGCAACCCGTCGAACGCAACGCCCGACACGGCAAATGAGAACAATTACCTGATGCACAAGCCACAGTATTCGCTCTCGTACAATCGATCCAAGGCAACGTCGAATTGGGTCGCATGGAGAATCGACAGTTCGTGGATAGGCAGTGCGAACCGACAGGATGATTTCCGCCCTGATCCGGCGCTTCCTAACGGCTGGTATCAGGTCGCCGACAATGATTATTCGGGTTCGGGCTTCGACCGCGGCCACATGTGCCCGTCGGGCGACAGGACGCGATCCGTTCCTGATAATTCCGCAACATTCCTGATGACCAACATGGTTCCGCAGCTCGGAGCCAACAATCAGGGTCCGTGGAACGATTTTGAGAATTACCTTCGCTCTCTGCTTTCGACCAATGAGGTCTACATTATATCCGGTCCGCAAGGCGTGAGTTCCATAACCCCGACGATATCGAACGGACGCATCACGGTCCCTAAATGGACATGGAAAGTCGTCCTCATTTTGCCGAACGGCACAGACGACCTGCGTCGCGTCAACCGCTCGACCCGTGCCTTCGGCATAATTGTGTCGAACGAATCGGTTACAGGCGGCAACGCGTGGCGGAATTATCGCGTCACAGTGGATCAGGTCGAAACCCTGACCGGTTACGACTTTTTCTCTAACGTTCCTAGAAACACGCAGGAATACATTGAGAGCAAGCGGGATACGCAGTAA
- the rlmN gene encoding 23S rRNA (adenine(2503)-C(2))-methyltransferase RlmN, whose product MNRTELEEYFLSLGEPKYRSMQVFKAVHERRLQSFDEITDLPKKLRAKLEETADISRLVVENKYVSIDGTRRYLMKTTDGYPVEAVFLPSENRDTICFSSQSGCPLKCDFCLTAKLGLLRNLTVGEIVEQIITVLNDVYGVNGETPHGTNLVGMGAGEPFLNFENLIAALDLMSDEDGLFIVPNRITISTAGIVPKIYEFAGLENRPHLAISLSSAKDGLRDTLMPINKKWNLDELMTAAKEFEGSLRRGERFTFEYVMLGGVNDSDADAIELVKLLEKYQLTRVKINLIPHNGAEQLDYQTSTPERVDRFKAVLESRGVSAYVRQPRGRDIYAACGQLAAKSEPNLVQIRTV is encoded by the coding sequence ATGAACCGCACAGAGCTTGAGGAATATTTCCTATCGCTTGGCGAGCCGAAATATCGTTCAATGCAGGTCTTTAAGGCCGTTCACGAGCGGCGTTTGCAGTCGTTTGATGAGATTACAGATCTGCCGAAAAAGCTGCGGGCGAAGCTGGAAGAGACAGCGGATATCTCGCGTCTGGTAGTTGAAAATAAGTATGTTTCGATCGATGGCACGCGGCGTTATTTAATGAAAACAACGGACGGCTATCCAGTCGAAGCAGTTTTTTTACCGAGTGAGAATCGCGATACGATCTGTTTTTCGTCGCAGTCCGGCTGTCCGCTGAAATGTGATTTTTGTCTGACCGCAAAGCTTGGGTTGTTGCGAAACCTGACGGTTGGCGAAATCGTCGAGCAGATAATTACTGTGCTAAATGATGTTTATGGGGTCAATGGCGAGACGCCGCATGGCACGAATCTGGTCGGAATGGGAGCGGGCGAGCCGTTCCTGAATTTTGAAAATCTGATCGCCGCGCTCGATCTAATGTCCGACGAAGATGGGCTTTTCATAGTGCCGAATCGCATAACGATATCGACCGCCGGCATTGTGCCGAAGATCTATGAATTCGCGGGGCTCGAAAACCGTCCCCATCTGGCCATCTCGCTTTCGTCGGCGAAGGACGGGCTTCGCGATACACTGATGCCGATCAACAAAAAGTGGAATCTCGACGAACTGATGACGGCGGCGAAGGAATTTGAGGGAAGTCTGCGACGCGGCGAGCGGTTCACCTTCGAATACGTAATGCTCGGCGGCGTGAACGATTCGGATGCCGACGCGATCGAACTCGTGAAACTGCTCGAAAAATATCAACTCACGCGTGTGAAAATTAATCTCATTCCGCACAACGGAGCCGAGCAGCTCGATTACCAAACCTCAACACCGGAACGCGTCGATCGGTTTAAAGCCGTGCTTGAGTCTCGCGGCGTTTCGGCGTATGTCCGCCAACCGCGCGGACGCGACATTTATGCCGCCTGTGGTCAGCTTGCGGCAAAGAGCGAGCCGAATTTGGTACAGATCCGGACGGTTTAG
- a CDS encoding nuclear transport factor 2 family protein: MKNLTIIISMLFLLSFAAIAQPPTTSPTPKAADPKDVGSLDSIMKAVYDVISGDAGKPRDWDRFRSLFHKDARLIPTGKNATTKAVTATSFTPEEYIKRAEPSFAKDGFHERELARHVDMYGNIAQVFSTYHAFRKFDDKDPFLRGINSFQLLNDGARWWVVTIYWQAETPDQPIPKEFLKNRN; the protein is encoded by the coding sequence ATGAAAAATCTTACGATCATAATCTCAATGCTCTTTCTGCTCTCGTTCGCAGCCATCGCACAGCCGCCGACTACTTCGCCCACACCAAAAGCCGCCGATCCAAAAGACGTCGGTTCGCTGGACAGTATTATGAAGGCCGTCTATGACGTCATCTCCGGCGACGCAGGGAAACCGCGTGACTGGGATCGTTTTCGCTCGCTCTTTCACAAAGACGCGAGGCTGATCCCAACTGGCAAAAACGCCACGACAAAGGCAGTAACCGCGACATCCTTCACGCCCGAGGAATACATTAAACGCGCGGAGCCCAGCTTTGCCAAAGACGGTTTTCACGAACGCGAACTCGCACGCCACGTAGATATGTACGGCAATATTGCTCAGGTTTTCTCGACCTATCACGCCTTCCGGAAATTTGATGATAAGGATCCGTTCCTTCGCGGCATCAACAGTTTTCAACTCCTAAATGACGGAGCACGGTGGTGGGTCGTAACCATCTACTGGCAGGCGGAAACGCCGGATCAGCCGATTCCAAAAGAATTTCTAAAGAACCGAAACTGA